The genomic stretch CTTCTAACGTACCACTCTGATCAATGCTTGGCAATGGCTCAGACGAGCTAGCGCACGAGCACCGCGTCTGCTCCGTGATCTTGAAAGAGCTGCTCGACAGTCTGTAGATGCTCCTCGCTCACTTCGGCGGTGAGCAGTATTTTACCGTTGGCTACTTGATCGTGGTAATGCTCAGCATGGGGCGGGGAGATGCCGAGATCGACGAGGCCGCCGACCACCCCGCCGCTCCACGAGCCGTAAAAGGCGCCTGCCAACGGACCGAGCGTGATCAGCAGGTTGCCAGCCGCTGGATACATCGCGCTGGCAAATCCGGCGGTGAGGCCAAGGACCGCTCCGATCCCCGCTCCGATCAACGTCCCATCGACCACATTGTCCGTCTCATATTGCTTTTCCACATAGTCGGGCAACTGGTCCGATTTGGTGATTGCTGAGACTTTGTCCTGCGACACAAAGGGGGACAGCGCACCGATCACCGACCGTGCGGCTTCTTGCGTTTCGAACAAACCGAACACGTGCTGTGCCATCCCGTTCACCTCACTTTAACGTTTTGATGTAGAGAAAGAGCGACTCCACCTGTTTGTCGTCCAAGCCAAGACTTGGTGGTGCAGGCATCCCTTTGTCCGGGCGACCATTGTGCAACACCTCTTTGAGCCCATCATCACCAAGTCGTTCATACGCTCCGGCAAGACCTGGCCCGATTTTGCGCTCCGCAGTGGTGTTGTGGCAGGCGGCACAGGAGGTGGCGAACGCGTCGGCACCAACTTCTACTGACGGTTCCGTGGCAGGAGCGGCCTGCATCTGATCTTCGATCGGCTTGGCGAACAACGCATAGTACAAGGCCCAGACAGCAAGTATGGCATAGACGAACTTTAAAAACGTAGGGACTTTGGCATGTCCCACTTTGATATCGGAGACGACCTCATAGTGTCCATTGTCTTTGTGCGTCTCGACCTCTTCCTCGCTCAGGAAGTCTTGCGCCTGCGGGGTAGGCGCGGGCGTTTGGGGAGTTTGTCTGTCTGGGTCCTCCGCAAATTTTCCAGTCTGATCTTTTGGATCGCGCGAGTCTGCCATCTGCGTGCTCCTCCTTTCTCAAGATCAATACTCGTCTTGCACGACGTCTTCTTGTAACATCCGGTATTTGATGCCTTCCACATCGTCAAATTGCCCGTCCCGATAGGACCACCAGATCAAAAGTCCTGCCCCGCCTGTCATCGACAGGCAGACAGCAGTCAAGAGCCAGGCAGCGCTGTTCATCTCAACGGTTCCCTCCTTTTCGATAGGCTCAGTCTTTCGTTTCTGGCGCGCGCTTTAAGCTGAGCAGATAGGCGACCAGGTCGTCGCGGTCCTGTTGGCTCAAATAGTTGTATTTGGGCATGATCGATCCCGGTCCCCCAATCTGCTGCGGGTTGAGCAGATGGGCATGTTGCCAGTCGGCAGAGTAGCGCTGGCCAACCCACATCAGATCGGGACCAAAGCGCTGTGTGGAGGTGACGACGGGGGCGTCGTAATAGTAATCTCCTGGCAGCGAAGGCGGTCCGAGCTTGGAGTCTGCACGCACCGGGCGCACCTGTT from Tumebacillus algifaecis encodes the following:
- the ccoS gene encoding cbb3-type cytochrome oxidase assembly protein CcoS translates to MNSAAWLLTAVCLSMTGGAGLLIWWSYRDGQFDDVEGIKYRMLQEDVVQDEY
- a CDS encoding cbb3-type cytochrome c oxidase subunit II; translation: MANDAEKNPAILLFGAAGLVLMGVIGTLVLPYFDEGIVTPTQTAKLRNYPSDSAEARGRHVYVREGCLYCHSQQVRPVRADSKLGPPSLPGDYYYDAPVVTSTQRFGPDLMWVGQRYSADWQHAHLLNPQQIGGPGSIMPKYNYLSQQDRDDLVAYLLSLKRAPETKD
- a CDS encoding c-type cytochrome; its protein translation is MADSRDPKDQTGKFAEDPDRQTPQTPAPTPQAQDFLSEEEVETHKDNGHYEVVSDIKVGHAKVPTFLKFVYAILAVWALYYALFAKPIEDQMQAAPATEPSVEVGADAFATSCAACHNTTAERKIGPGLAGAYERLGDDGLKEVLHNGRPDKGMPAPPSLGLDDKQVESLFLYIKTLK